The Ictalurus punctatus breed USDA103 chromosome 15, Coco_2.0, whole genome shotgun sequence DNA window AGCCTCTATAAAAAAAGTCTTATGTTGCACCATATGACAACTCACCTATGTCTGCAGTATCAGGATgaaaaattgtatttgtataagtGACAAACTGCAGCTGTCTGTTAAGTGCAGATAGAAGAGGGCTGGAGAGGCTTATGTGCATTTTTCCTTCCCCGTTTATGCTGACTCCATCCACCAAAGCTGCTACGTCAAATGTACCCATGCTAGCAGTACAATTTACCTTCAACAAACAGGAAAGTCAACGGTActaaattatgtaaataaataaataaatgctaagTTGATCCTGCACTGATTAAAAATAGGGCCAAACTGTACTAACAGAGTTTTCGATTATAATCATGTTTAAATTCAGAATGGCCTAAACccggggtgggcaatcttatccggaaagggccggtgtgggtgcaggagccacacctgattccacctgtttaatcagttgatcttggctttcagtagattTGTGTGTGGCTTTTGCttagttggaatgaaaacctgcacccacaccggccctttgcagataagattgcccacccctggcCTAAACCAATGTAGCAAACATGTAGGCACTGTAAACAAAGTGGGATAAGAACAAttggaaaacttactgaataAACCTTCCTTGACTTAAGTTTCAGACCCAACCCttagaacaagaaaaaaaaaaaaaaaaaaaaaagacattcagatttgcaaaatgttttattcctcttatgcgACTGCACTTATTAGATTTTATATGAATTATATTCATGAATGGCTTATCTCTGGTGATCTCTGAATATTCACCAAAATCAAAAAGTGTACACCTTAAACATACTTGAcaaatttatatacaattaacCATAATTTTCTATTCCTAGATAGGTTTTTAATGGTGGCACTCACCAGGAATTAAAATGGACTTTTTAGGCTGGACCTGCAAACCCTGGGTGGGGTACTGAAGAGGAATGTTTGCCTCAGCAATGATAAGATGGTTTGCTGCTGTATTTGATCTGCAAGTTCAAAAAGATAGCATGAAGTACTTGTATAAAAGTTTTAAGAAGcacatgtttaaaatgtaagaGAACACTGGCCACTGTATGAAAACACATGACGGAATATTCTGAGAGTAGCAGAGCAGCTaataaaacagcaacaacataACAATTGAATTCTtatcattcgttcattcatctttagtcaACATTTTATCTTGGTCAGTGTGGATATGAAGCCAATCCTGGGAGCACAGGGTGGAAAGCAGGGACACACAAatggacaccagtccatcgtaCACAAAGCTTTGCATGCTTATTTATACTATGTGCAGTTTTGAATTAAACTCCTGACTGACAGTAACCCAGGCTCAAGATTGAACCCCGAACCCCAGATCCTGGAACTGGACCCTTGAACTGGGCTACTTGCAGGTTACGTACTACCCAGGTGGTCAGAATTGGCAGCCGCACATCCTCCACACTCACATGAAACACTGGTGTCCCACAGGGATGTGTGCTCAGACCCCACTTATACCCCCAGTTCACCTATGACTGCTCTGCTAAGCACAGCTCCAACGTCATCTTCAAATTTGCGGATGATACAACCATCCTGGGATTCATCACCAACAGTGACGAGACATTCTACAGAAAGGAGGTCAGAGCACTTTCAGCATGGTGTGatgacaacaatctctctctGAATGTCAGCAAGACCAAGGAGATGATTGTGGATTACAGGAAGTCATAGAGAGGGGGTTACGCTCCCATCTACATCAATAGGGTTGAGGTGGAGAGAGTTAAGCGCTTTGGTGTCCACATCTCCAAGGATCTCTCCTGGAGCCTTCACACGGGTATAATAATGAGAGCAGCCCATCAGCGATCTTATAAGGTTTGGCATTTCCTCTGACATCATGTCAAACTTCTACTGCTGCACCATAGAGAGCATTCTGACTGGCTGCATCACTGTTCGGTATGGCAGCTGCTCTTCCTTCTGACCATAACGTTCTACAGAGAGTGATGAGAACAGCAGAGCTCATCACTGGAAACAAACTCCTGGCCTTACAGGGCATTTACCAAAAACACGTTTGAGGAAGGCCTGCAATATCATTAAGGACTGCACTCACCCTGCTCATTACCAGATAGCATTACTATCTGGCACATGCTTCCGTTCAATACAATAACGGAAAACCAGACTAAAgaacagtttttatttcacagttttttattttaaacatatttaaattcaGAAAATCCTGTAGTTTTCAACTTTATGTAGTAGACCATGTCATAATTTCACCATGTAAATGGTTCTCCCAAACCCCcacaaccaaccaaccaaccaaccaacaaacTGTGGGAAATTTGTGATAAAATAagatataaaagtatataaactAATGAATAAActatagataaataaaattgaagagTCAAGTGAAATCTTAATACCTAAAGACAGCTGGTTTTTGACACTAGACGATGTGGTGGTTGTGAAAGAGCACACCAGCACGAGAATAAGGAAGTTCTGACAGATGGACTATTGAAGAGGAAAGTACCCAGGCACAGGTGAAacattcacgcacacacacacacaaacacagaggaaATTTAgattattaacatttaacattaacaaaaaagaaacattactctgcttttacagaataaagtttCACAGTATGTGTATTgggcacattattattattattattattattaacataaagGCCATTGTGAAGTTTGTAATGCACTTAGGTGCAAAAGAGAGGAACACCTGAAGAAAAGTGGGAAAAGTGTGAGAGTGGGTTTGTGTGTATCAACCGTCTTGGGAGGTCCAGGGTTCGCCTCGGAAGGCCCAGGGCTGATGTTTGACCATATGTCAAAGTCAGAACACCACATAAAATGTATAGAATAAGTTACAAGCACAAGTCTGGCCCCATCAAGGGCTAGGCAAAGAGCAAAGATAGAGGAGACAGCTGACTAAAAAGAGGAACAGCTGTACCGTACAGATAAGCATTAGGATGTTTACTCAACCCTGACGAGTGAAAagtaatagaaataataaaagaaatagcTCAAAAGTAGATAAGGAACTAAATGCTAGAAAGATAATAGACCCCAGAGTATAACTGTCAAATATGATGATGGACTGAAGCAAGAGATAAGGGAAATTTAGAGCAGTACTAAACTAAACGTATGGTCTCTTGGAGATAATGGGAAAATATATCATTGGGATATATGTGGAAGACTGTGATTGGATGTACAAGAAGGGGAACTGTGTATGATTGTTTCATTTTAGATATGGTGCCATGCCTGAAGTGTATATAAAGAACATTTTAACCTCAGTGCATGCTACATTTCCATGTGGTGTGTATCCCTCGTACCAGTATGGGTTATTTGCTGTCTTGCTGACTGCTAATAAACCTTCTTCGTCTGAATCCAGTCTTAGTGAGTTTGGCTgtgttatttttcttaaaaacaagTCAGATAGTTTCATTGAGTTTATAGTTTAACTTTGTCAGCTAGCAGGGCCAATGTAGGTTGGAAAAGCAAAATATCATGCAAAACCAACTAACAAACACTCCCTGTGTGCATGAATGAAACACCTGACTTGGTGTAGTAggaaaaacacttcaaacaaaGCCAACTGCTGGTTGTCAGGTTACCTCCTCAGGAAGTTGTTGTACTCGTGGTGTCTGCGCTTCTTTATTTCCTCCAGCTCTGAGGCTCTGAATGAAGAGTACAACTCCTCAGCACCCACCCGAGGAAAGAACAGGTCACTGAAGGGCACATTAAAACTCCTCGTGTCTCCTTCACAAACACACCCATTTTCATTTCTGctacataaaattaaataactTTTAGGTGAAAAAGCAACAGATACAGCCAAATGAGTTAATTACACagatctaataataataataataataataataataataataataataatgacattttgACCAGAttccattacaaattctatgaggatTTCTATTGATTTTTGTCAGCAGGGATAACTTGGATTTGAAGTCGCTGAATGGCCTAAAGATGCAGCCAAAGAGGCTAACAAAGCAGAAGAGGCTAATATCAGAGCTTAAAGCTCAGAGTTCATTACAAAGAAAACCAGCACAATTAAGGCAATCTTGACCATATTTTGTGTGCTTATAGTGTCAAACTGCCTTTCCAGCTGGTGAATCATCCAGCGTGTTGCTATCGATGCTAGCAATGCTAATGCCAGAGCTTAAAGCTAATGAGAGCTCATTACCCAGACCACAGGGACCAGGACTACAGAGGCACTTGCCAATTTTCATTAAATTGGTATGAGTGTGCTCTATAGTAATGTAACTTCGACGATTGGGGTGGGGGCGCTTTAATGGCAGGGCAAATTGTGAAAAACACAGTAGCTATCTGGAAAACAAAGCCCCATATGGTTTATGCAGTGATGGAAAAAGATAGTAAAATATGAGGTTCAAAATTGAGGTGAAGGAACCATATAGCAGTCTGCAGGGTCAAAGTCCAAGCTGATACTGCAGTAACAATTTTTATCTTGTGTTTAATCATTGATTAGTAATTATTTCACAGACATTGTACTGTTAGGTGTCGGCAAAAAGTAGAGCCAGGGAGTTTAATAATCCTTCAGGGGTGGGCCTATGTAATTATTCTCTCTTGTAAGGTCAGGGACTGatatatgaaaaagaaaaattacattaaaaatgccaacaatcacaaaaatgttttaattctaTGCATCAACTGACAATTCTTTtctcaattatttttttcaaaatcaaatTGTATGAATCTGTTGCTATAAGGTTATCCATTGGTTTGAACATCTATTAAGTGAGAGATCAATAATTATTTACCTTAATTAAATATCTTACAGTTGTGACCGAATCAAAtagctttttccttttttttcctaaagaaaataattaactgaaataatgaaatgaaaatgagtacaaaatgtaaacaattataATTCACTCTGCCCAccataaaagaaataaacacattaacCTGAAACTAAGGCTATCTTCATGTTTATACAATCGGGTCCATAAGTATTATGACAGGGAcacatttttcataattttgctcctgtacaccaccacaatggatttgaaatgaagcaaagGTGGTGTGAATTAAGAAGtccagctttaattcaaggcttttgcagcatttgactgaatatgAGCAGAAAGTTTAACTCAATGCACTTCATAATTGCTACAGAGATGCTACTTCTCttagcagtcacatcatcagtaaacaccagtgacccagttcatttggcagccatacatgcccacaccataacactacctccaccatgtttgacagatgatgtgatGTACTCTACTTTAGATCATGAGCCCCTCCCCCTTTCCGTCTCTTcttgctcagattcagtcaaatgttGCAAAACTATTGAATGGCACCACAAAGTACAAGATAATGACCAAAAACATACAGTGAAAGCAACCAAGAgcagtcacctgacctcaacccaactgagaCAAAACGGAAGACAGCAACTGAAGGCCTGGCAAAACATGTCAAGGGAGGAACTCAGAATTtagtgatgtccatgggttccagagtTCATGCTGGCATTGTCTACAAAGGATTTTCAtccaagtataaaaaaaaatccttatagTCAGaattatgttagtttgtccaattacttttgcctgtgaaaatggaggtaCTCTGTATAAAAAaaggctgtaattcctaaacagttaatgcaatatttttgttaaaatcccttgaattaaagctgaaagtctacacttaaATCACAtctttattgcttttcaaatccattgtggtggtttACAGAggaaaattacaaaaaattgtgtcactgtccccATAGTTAAAagattgttttttaaaaatttcaacCTGAAAGATTGATACAAAACCATAAATTCCACCCTTCCATAGCAGACCCTGTTTAAAAGCCAGCTTGGTAGTTAATGATGCAACTTGCATAGCCCTGCACCTAGCATGAAAGATGGCTAGAACCGAcatccatgtttttaaaaatttatccAAAATAAGAAAGCaccatgaataaaataaaatagatttttaattAGTTGGTTTATGaaggtttgttttggtttgaaGGTTTTATGAATGGTTTATATCATTTGAagcatatttttctttctttgaaatatttagtaGACTTTTAAATGATGTTCATAATGCCTGAGTCAAGCGCCATAACAGTCTACTCACCGTGCTGTAGTTTGTTTGAGGTGGTAGGGAATGCTGTTGCTCCTGTTGTTCAACTGTTCATTACGTTCAAGAAGCTTCTCTATAGGGGAATCTAGTTTCTTTTGACTGTGTATCACAGTTGGAGCTCTTCTGGCCCAGTGATAAAAGAGAACAGCGAGTAATAGTTCTAGTATCACAAAACCCACCAAAACCTTCattctctgcacacacatgatcACCTATAGATCACACAGATGGGGTAGGGGATAATACCCAGAATTTTAGATCAGTAATTCAGCAAACATACACCTTTTGTGTGTTATGTGGTTGATATCAAACCTACATATTAGAAGAAATGTATACCACCAAGTTGttcaaatacagcatataatttGAGAAGTATTCAACAAAGAAgacatatttttaattattagtcTTAGTAAATTAATCTTAAAAGGATTGTTAGTGATTTTTCTCTTTAagcactgcatttttttttttacataaaaaagaaagcaattcaaatgaattaattcattaattaaaatgacatttcagCAGAAATAAACTTTGAAATTCAATACTGAAAATATTTGCCCCACatcaaacaaaatgaataagCCAACAAAGCAAAATGGTACTGCGACATTTGAACACTGAATCAAAGGTCAGTAGCATATGTGTAACATATAAGTGACTAAAAACCCAAAGAAATATGACTTACCTGTCTAGTGGGAAGGGTGAGCTTTCATTCCTTGTCCTAGCTTCAGAAAGAGTCAGGTGGTGTGTGAAAGGGCGTATGTTGTTAGAGGGCGTGCAAGAAGGAAATTATACACTCGAGTAACATGACGCATTCCAATGAAGAGTAGAGGGGCCGGGTTTATACTTGATGCTTGAATTTGCATAATTATCATGGTATACAATGAGCAAGTACTTCACAGAGAAGATAAGATGACAGTGTAAACTAATGCGTTGGAAAGTCCATagtgcaaaacaaacaatatgGAAGTATACAAAGTgtgcatttaataaaaaaaatacaatacattagATTTAGTAAAGCAGTAACATTAAACagtagaaatatttttttttaaattgtaacaACAATGTGTGCTTCTGATAAATCAAAAATGAAATGCTGCTGGGttttaaaaacaactaaatGTAATCTAAAAGGAAATCAAAAGCATTAAATAGAAAACACTATGCTTAACAATATAAAAtccaatataaaatataaaaataaataactataaaatattagataaaATTATAGCAGAAATATATGTCACAAACCTTTGTGGAGAACATACTGCCATCTACactgtcaaaataaataaataatcagtggTCCATTAGATCTTACAAAAGTATGTATAAgataaaatttatttaacacaacTTATGCAGTTCTATAATCAATCACTGTGCAgagattggcgtttccaaat harbors:
- the LOC108276500 gene encoding beta-1,4 N-acetylgalactosaminyltransferase 1 isoform X4, with protein sequence MCVQRMKVLVGFVILELLLAVLFYHWARRAPTVIHSQKKLDSPIEKLLERNEQLNNRSNSIPYHLKQTTARRNENGCVCEGDTRSFNVPFSDLFFPRVGAEELYSSFRASELEEIKKRRHHEYNNFLRRSNTAANHLIIAEANIPLQYPTQGLQVQPKKSILIPGLGLKLKSRKVYSVNCTASMGTFDVAALVDGVSINGEGKMHISLSSPLLSALNRQLQFVTYTNTIFHPDTADIVQFRTDGFQAAFTIQIRHAITPKLYDPGPTGPKGEYNIGRLVTIATKTFLRYDKLQDLIDSIRRFYPTVTIVIADDSEHPKPVTGPYIEHYIMPFKKGWFAGRNLAVSQVTTKYVLWVDDDFIFTSNTRLEKMVDVLERSSLDLKKVEKMETVYTLEKASIMVLRASLIVWSRMPSLISSWRIPKRCGKWASTLAWHESHTWSFSSMALVFSTWVPVMML